Proteins from a single region of Chryseobacterium sp. T16E-39:
- the fabD gene encoding ACP S-malonyltransferase — MKALVFPGQGSQFVGMGKELYDSRKDIKDLMESANEILGFDILSLMFNGTDEDLKKTEVTQPSIFIHSVAALKAVNGLGAEMVAGHSLGEFSALVANGVLSFDDGLKLVSERAKAMQEACDINPSSMAAILGLEDAKVEEICAQINGIVVPANYNCPGQLVISGETAAVEEACVKLKEAGAKRALLLPVNGAFHSPLMQPAQERLAAAIEQTKFRKATIPVYQNITTTAVTNPDEIKQNLIAQLTGPVKWTQSVQNMIKDGASNFVEVGPGKTLQGLIKKIDNSVDVASAI, encoded by the coding sequence ATGAAAGCACTTGTATTTCCTGGGCAGGGTTCTCAATTCGTTGGGATGGGAAAAGAATTATACGATTCTCGAAAAGACATAAAGGATTTGATGGAATCTGCCAATGAAATTTTAGGGTTCGATATTTTATCCCTGATGTTTAACGGGACAGACGAAGACCTCAAGAAAACTGAGGTTACTCAACCTTCTATTTTTATACATTCAGTAGCTGCTCTTAAAGCAGTAAATGGTCTGGGTGCCGAAATGGTAGCCGGGCATTCATTAGGTGAATTTTCTGCATTGGTTGCTAATGGCGTATTGTCTTTTGATGATGGTCTTAAATTGGTTTCTGAGCGTGCGAAAGCAATGCAGGAAGCTTGTGACATTAATCCAAGTTCAATGGCTGCAATTTTAGGTTTAGAAGATGCTAAAGTTGAAGAAATTTGTGCCCAGATCAATGGAATTGTTGTTCCGGCAAACTATAATTGTCCAGGACAATTGGTAATTTCAGGTGAAACTGCGGCAGTAGAAGAAGCTTGTGTGAAATTAAAAGAAGCAGGAGCTAAAAGAGCTTTATTGTTGCCTGTAAACGGAGCTTTCCATTCTCCACTGATGCAACCTGCACAGGAGAGACTAGCTGCCGCTATTGAGCAGACTAAATTCAGAAAAGCAACGATTCCTGTTTATCAGAATATTACAACAACAGCAGTTACCAATCCTGACGAAATAAAACAAAATTTAATTGCTCAGTTAACGGGTCCGGTAAAGTGGACACAATCTGTTCAAAACATGATTAAAGATGGGGCGTCTAACTTCGTAGAGGTTGGCCCTGGAAAAACGCTGCAAGGGTTGATCAAAAAAATTGACAATTCTGTAGACGTTGCCTCTGCAATTTAA
- a CDS encoding SusC/RagA family TonB-linked outer membrane protein → MNSKKLFNAKVLIPPSALFFLGIISINGQELKQKKDTLREKDIDEVVVVAYGKAKRTSYTGSVATISSEKINNRPVTNITKALEGQVAGLRAVSASGQPGATATIRIRGIGSISASSNPLFVVDGIPFDGNINSISPNDIESISVLKDATASSLYGSRGANGVIIVTTKSGKKGEPRVNFNISQGFSGRAVKDYEQVNTDQYFQLYWEALRNGYRSSQISSQQAAQMATNNLVNELGINPYGQNYVNPVGTDGKLLPGAKALWNDDWRDILQRVASRNQVDLDFSGGNEKGNYFFSLGYLDDKGIAIGSGFKKYSTRLKINNEVKKWLTIGANLSYTNSLQEAPPSSDSRTDNIINAARVIPSFYPYYERNPDGSYHLDANGNYIYDFGKYRPTAALQNQNAAATLPLDKNENREDNFSGKGYLDFTFLPELKFKSSFSIDLVNYNGHYYSNALLGEGRETGGSVTKTNSRTLSYTTSNILTYDKKFNQHHFNILGGQEFYHYEYQTISGNRSQFSLPYYYEPDAAALLGGFSGNSDKLGLLSFLGKVEYDFKNTYFISGSVRADGSSRFSRENRWGTFWSVGGSWKVSNEAFIKDLNFFDQLTLRASYGGQGNDKLSTYYAYQSLYGFYNNLGEGGTVARRLPTPDLKWETNLNSNIGLEFAILKNRIKGNVEYFQRKSKDLLFDRPLAPSLGFSGYSANIGELKNTGFEFSLFTTPVKTNDFQWDVDVNLTTLKNKITKLPKGPIVTGTKLLQVGGSVYDFFIPEWMGVDPSNGAPLWKYIYQDANGNTVEGTTSEYAKATKTLQGSSLPKVSGGVTTSITYKNFDFSGLVTFSIGGKILDTDYTMLMSNGSNGGRAWSAEMLNRWTPENPNTDVPALSTKTNNWTSTSSRFLYSGTYARVKSVSLGYTLPSDYFGKLGLKKFRIYLQAENLLTFYKHKGMDPEQAIDGTTYYRYPAMRTITFGLQATL, encoded by the coding sequence ATGAATAGTAAAAAATTATTTAATGCAAAAGTTTTGATTCCACCAAGCGCTTTATTCTTCTTGGGAATAATAAGTATTAATGGGCAGGAATTAAAACAAAAAAAAGATACACTTCGCGAGAAAGATATTGACGAAGTTGTAGTAGTAGCTTACGGGAAGGCTAAAAGAACGAGTTACACAGGTTCTGTCGCGACGATCTCAAGTGAAAAAATCAATAACAGACCCGTCACTAACATTACAAAAGCATTAGAAGGCCAGGTCGCAGGTCTCCGGGCAGTAAGCGCTTCCGGACAACCCGGAGCTACGGCAACCATCCGTATCAGAGGGATTGGATCAATCAGTGCATCAAGTAATCCTTTATTTGTGGTAGATGGAATTCCTTTTGATGGAAATATTAATTCTATCAGTCCTAATGATATTGAATCTATCAGCGTTTTAAAAGATGCTACAGCCAGCTCTTTGTACGGATCAAGAGGAGCCAATGGGGTAATCATCGTTACTACAAAATCCGGAAAAAAAGGAGAACCGCGTGTGAATTTTAATATCAGTCAGGGGTTTTCAGGGCGGGCCGTAAAAGATTATGAGCAGGTAAATACAGATCAGTACTTTCAACTGTATTGGGAGGCTTTAAGGAATGGATATAGATCCAGTCAGATATCTTCTCAACAGGCTGCCCAGATGGCAACCAACAATTTGGTGAACGAGTTGGGAATTAATCCGTATGGACAAAATTATGTCAACCCTGTTGGAACTGACGGAAAGCTTTTACCGGGAGCAAAAGCTTTATGGAATGACGACTGGAGAGATATTCTTCAAAGGGTTGCTTCCAGAAACCAGGTAGATCTGGATTTTAGTGGAGGAAATGAGAAAGGAAATTACTTCTTTTCCCTGGGTTATCTGGATGATAAAGGAATTGCTATAGGTTCTGGTTTCAAAAAGTACAGTACCCGATTGAAAATTAATAATGAAGTCAAAAAATGGTTGACCATTGGTGCTAATTTAAGCTACACAAACAGTCTTCAGGAAGCTCCGCCTTCTTCGGACTCAAGAACAGATAATATTATTAATGCAGCGAGGGTAATTCCTTCTTTTTATCCTTATTATGAGCGAAACCCAGATGGAAGCTATCATCTTGATGCCAATGGGAACTATATTTATGATTTTGGAAAATACAGACCAACAGCTGCTTTGCAAAATCAAAATGCAGCTGCAACTTTACCGTTAGATAAGAACGAAAACAGGGAAGATAACTTTTCAGGGAAGGGATATTTGGATTTTACCTTCTTACCTGAACTGAAGTTTAAATCAAGTTTCTCCATAGACCTTGTAAACTATAATGGACATTATTATTCTAATGCTTTATTAGGAGAAGGGAGGGAAACAGGGGGCTCAGTGACAAAAACAAATTCAAGAACCTTATCATATACCACAAGTAATATTTTGACCTATGATAAAAAATTCAACCAGCATCATTTTAATATTTTAGGGGGACAGGAATTTTATCATTATGAGTATCAGACCATATCTGGAAACAGAAGTCAGTTTTCTTTGCCTTACTATTATGAGCCGGATGCCGCTGCTTTACTGGGGGGCTTTAGTGGAAATAGCGACAAACTAGGTTTATTGAGTTTTTTAGGTAAAGTAGAATATGATTTTAAAAATACCTATTTCATTTCCGGGTCTGTAAGGGCTGATGGGTCTTCAAGATTCTCACGTGAAAACAGATGGGGAACCTTTTGGTCTGTCGGAGGATCATGGAAAGTATCTAATGAAGCCTTTATTAAAGATTTAAATTTCTTTGATCAGCTTACTCTTCGGGCAAGTTACGGAGGGCAAGGGAATGATAAACTAAGTACTTATTATGCTTATCAAAGCTTGTATGGATTCTACAATAATCTTGGTGAAGGAGGTACGGTAGCAAGAAGACTTCCTACTCCAGATTTAAAATGGGAAACCAATCTCAACTCAAATATAGGGTTGGAATTTGCGATACTTAAAAATAGAATAAAAGGGAATGTAGAGTACTTCCAGCGTAAAAGCAAAGACCTTTTATTTGATAGACCTTTAGCTCCTTCACTTGGTTTCAGTGGTTATTCTGCAAATATAGGAGAGTTAAAAAATACAGGATTTGAATTTTCACTATTTACTACACCGGTTAAAACAAATGACTTCCAATGGGATGTTGACGTCAATTTAACTACTCTGAAAAATAAAATTACCAAGCTTCCAAAAGGCCCTATTGTTACAGGAACTAAATTATTGCAGGTAGGAGGTTCTGTGTATGATTTCTTTATTCCTGAATGGATGGGTGTAGATCCAAGCAATGGTGCTCCTTTGTGGAAATATATTTATCAGGATGCCAATGGAAACACTGTAGAAGGAACGACTTCTGAATATGCAAAAGCTACAAAAACTTTACAGGGATCTTCTTTACCGAAAGTTTCAGGTGGAGTTACGACAAGTATCACCTATAAGAACTTTGATTTCTCTGGGCTGGTAACATTCAGCATTGGGGGTAAGATCCTTGATACAGACTATACGATGTTGATGTCTAACGGAAGCAACGGGGGAAGAGCCTGGAGTGCTGAAATGCTTAACAGATGGACTCCGGAAAATCCAAATACTGATGTTCCTGCCCTAAGTACGAAAACAAATAACTGGACATCTACATCTTCAAGATTTCTATATTCGGGAACATATGCAAGGGTTAAAAGTGTGAGCCTTGGGTATACGCTGCCATCAGATTATTTTGGAAAGCTTGGATTGAAAAAATTCAGAATTTACCTACAGGCAGAAAATCTCCTGACCTTTTATAAGCATAAAGGAATGGATCCGGAACAGGCTATTGATGGAACCACGTATTACAGGTATCCTGCAATGAGAACAATTACTTTCGGCCTTCAGGCAACTCTTTAA
- a CDS encoding RagB/SusD family nutrient uptake outer membrane protein, whose amino-acid sequence MKKIKYLSLILIGALSLSSCTTDLETAPTDQANEAEVFKTAESAETVVNGTWAKFNDDGPTYANIGYSTVLRTSDAMGSDVAVLTNKYGFGSAYAFTDLVNNTGSRSLFFWSTLYSAINNMNNVISRIDGVEGSQSKKDQVKGQAKALRAFCYLNLASFYQFSYLKDKNALVAPIYTEPTTTNSVGKKRASLEEIYALIKNDLSEAGLLLDNYTRNNKDKIDKSVAYGLLARAYLNTGEWSKAVTAAQIAKAGFPLMAPEKYKDGFNDVTNGEWIWGHGQTQEQSGASYAFHYLDVSSSGSFYYSFMADPYFKDLFDTNDIRYQLFQWDGLPGREGLLRYAKFKFKANLIADIVYMRSAEMYLIEAEAAARNGNVTNAITVLNQLKSARHANVYNGPLAQNDVIKEVLIERRKELFGEGFSLSDIIRTQSTVVRKPYTDANGQPIKVQITTPDGTVKMVNGRGHSVFSFPDQSAFAPNSRYYLFTIPQKEAENNPNL is encoded by the coding sequence ATGAAAAAAATAAAATATTTATCTCTTATCCTAATCGGTGCACTGTCTCTAAGCAGTTGTACAACTGATCTGGAAACAGCACCTACCGATCAGGCAAATGAAGCAGAAGTTTTTAAAACTGCTGAAAGTGCTGAAACTGTCGTTAATGGAACATGGGCGAAATTTAATGATGATGGACCAACCTACGCAAATATTGGCTATTCCACAGTGTTGAGAACAAGCGATGCGATGGGAAGTGATGTCGCGGTTTTGACTAATAAGTATGGATTTGGCTCTGCATATGCGTTTACAGATCTGGTAAATAATACAGGAAGTCGTTCTCTTTTTTTCTGGAGTACATTGTATTCGGCAATCAACAATATGAATAATGTGATCAGCCGAATTGATGGAGTGGAAGGGAGTCAGTCCAAAAAAGATCAGGTAAAAGGCCAGGCAAAAGCCTTGCGTGCTTTTTGTTATTTAAACCTGGCTAGTTTTTATCAGTTTAGTTATTTAAAAGATAAAAATGCTTTGGTTGCACCTATTTACACTGAACCTACTACAACCAACTCTGTGGGAAAAAAGAGAGCAAGTCTTGAAGAAATTTATGCTTTAATTAAAAATGACCTTTCTGAAGCAGGACTTTTGCTGGATAACTATACCCGAAATAACAAAGATAAAATTGACAAGTCTGTTGCTTATGGATTGCTGGCAAGGGCGTATTTAAATACAGGTGAATGGAGCAAAGCTGTTACTGCTGCACAGATTGCAAAAGCAGGTTTTCCTTTGATGGCTCCTGAAAAATATAAAGATGGATTCAATGATGTTACAAATGGAGAATGGATATGGGGACATGGTCAGACACAAGAGCAATCTGGAGCAAGCTATGCATTTCATTATTTAGATGTTTCATCTTCGGGAAGTTTTTATTATAGTTTTATGGCTGATCCATATTTTAAAGATCTGTTTGATACCAATGACATCAGATATCAATTATTCCAATGGGATGGGCTTCCGGGAAGGGAAGGACTTCTGAGATATGCTAAGTTTAAATTTAAAGCGAATCTTATTGCAGATATTGTGTACATGAGATCGGCTGAAATGTATTTAATCGAAGCAGAGGCAGCAGCTAGAAATGGCAATGTTACCAATGCCATAACAGTTTTAAATCAATTAAAATCGGCGAGGCACGCCAATGTTTATAATGGCCCATTAGCACAAAATGATGTGATAAAAGAAGTTCTGATTGAAAGAAGAAAAGAATTATTTGGGGAAGGATTTTCATTATCAGATATCATAAGAACTCAAAGTACTGTCGTAAGAAAACCTTACACAGATGCTAACGGACAACCAATAAAGGTTCAAATTACAACTCCGGATGGCACCGTAAAAATGGTAAATGGAAGGGGACATTCTGTTTTCTCTTTCCCTGACCAATCTGCTTTTGCTCCGAACAGCAGATACTATTTGTTCACGATTCCACAGAAGGAGGCGGAGAATAATCCGAATTTATAG
- a CDS encoding LysM peptidoglycan-binding domain-containing protein, translating into MVLSISAQQSHTVVKGDNPYNIAKKYGMTVDELLKLNPKFKDGKLTIGDVLTVKTEKGTTASVNKAAVIEKAKPSSQATSQVGKIVLQPKQTIYGITKQYRISETDLRKLNPELDTHMKIGDEITLPYESIKKYGGNQQPVVVSKPAETVVSVPAVNAVADENSYTIQSKDNYYRITKQFGISQQELYALNPGLEEKGLKPGEVIKVKKSNSNATNTVAEPVNSKTKIDSGNEKSSTGSSNTNTELADEYVTYTVQQGDTVFSIVNKYGVSIDELIALNPDLSHGLKTGMVLKIKKLDPAYIKKSGDALSVVLMLPFGYSTNETQYRTMAMDFLTGAKLAIERNARGGQKLDVKIVDSGNEASFRNSLTQINPNNTDLIIGPFFKSNVIDVLDFTKTQKIPIVAPFANSPELYNYSNLVIIETNDQTYADKIVDEVKTVYSDQKIYIVADGKKENANYIKAGLEKAVKNPNITIVSSPSEIKADQNMMTGQSAPVIAILASDNDSTGDAFSNRVIALSKEVQGMKAFSMYYVPSFEKKVDDLSQANLVYLMDRKINTDGSFEKEILAAYKSKYCKTPPRYAIIGFDVVNDMLTRENKKGEIFKQMNKVQTQLATKFEFVKSKANGAYVNTGYRVIRLVP; encoded by the coding sequence ATGGTTTTGAGTATTTCTGCTCAACAATCACATACCGTAGTTAAAGGAGATAATCCTTATAATATTGCCAAGAAATATGGTATGACTGTGGATGAACTGTTGAAACTAAATCCAAAATTTAAAGATGGTAAGCTGACAATTGGTGACGTTCTCACGGTTAAGACTGAGAAAGGAACTACAGCTTCTGTTAATAAGGCTGCTGTTATAGAAAAGGCTAAGCCATCTTCTCAAGCTACTTCTCAGGTTGGTAAAATTGTTTTACAGCCCAAACAGACTATTTATGGGATTACAAAGCAATACCGTATTTCTGAGACTGATTTGAGGAAGCTGAACCCTGAGTTAGATACCCATATGAAAATTGGTGATGAGATTACATTACCTTATGAAAGTATTAAAAAGTATGGAGGTAATCAACAGCCGGTAGTGGTTTCTAAGCCAGCAGAAACTGTTGTGAGTGTTCCTGCAGTAAATGCAGTAGCAGATGAAAATAGCTATACGATTCAATCAAAGGATAATTATTACAGAATTACAAAGCAGTTTGGAATCAGCCAGCAGGAACTATATGCTTTAAATCCTGGTTTGGAGGAAAAAGGATTGAAACCTGGTGAGGTGATTAAAGTTAAGAAATCAAATAGCAATGCTACGAATACGGTTGCAGAACCTGTTAATTCTAAAACTAAAATTGATTCCGGAAACGAAAAGTCTTCTACTGGTTCATCCAATACAAATACAGAACTAGCAGATGAATATGTGACTTACACTGTTCAGCAGGGTGACACTGTTTTCTCAATTGTGAATAAATATGGGGTTTCCATTGATGAATTGATCGCATTAAATCCCGATCTGTCTCATGGATTAAAAACCGGAATGGTTTTAAAAATCAAAAAATTAGATCCTGCATATATAAAGAAAAGTGGAGATGCGCTAAGTGTTGTGCTAATGCTTCCTTTTGGATATAGTACCAACGAAACCCAATATCGTACAATGGCAATGGATTTTCTGACTGGAGCGAAATTAGCGATCGAAAGAAATGCCAGAGGGGGTCAGAAATTAGATGTTAAAATTGTGGATTCAGGAAATGAAGCGTCATTTAGAAATTCATTAACTCAGATCAATCCTAATAATACTGATTTAATTATCGGTCCATTCTTTAAGTCTAACGTTATTGATGTTTTAGATTTTACTAAAACTCAGAAAATTCCTATTGTAGCACCATTTGCTAATTCTCCGGAATTATATAACTATAGTAATCTGGTGATCATTGAAACAAATGATCAGACCTATGCTGATAAAATTGTAGATGAAGTAAAGACAGTATATTCAGATCAGAAGATCTATATCGTTGCTGATGGTAAAAAAGAAAATGCAAATTATATTAAAGCTGGTCTTGAAAAAGCAGTTAAGAATCCGAATATAACAATTGTAAGTTCTCCTTCTGAAATTAAGGCAGATCAAAATATGATGACAGGGCAGTCTGCACCTGTGATTGCTATTTTAGCAAGTGATAACGACAGTACAGGTGATGCTTTTTCAAACAGAGTCATTGCTCTATCAAAAGAAGTACAGGGAATGAAGGCTTTCAGTATGTACTATGTTCCAAGTTTTGAGAAGAAGGTGGATGATTTAAGCCAGGCTAATCTTGTTTATTTAATGGACAGAAAGATTAATACAGACGGAAGTTTTGAAAAAGAAATTTTAGCTGCTTATAAAAGTAAATATTGCAAAACTCCTCCTCGATATGCAATCATTGGTTTTGATGTTGTAAATGATATGCTAACCAGAGAGAATAAAAAAGGAGAGATTTTTAAGCAAATGAATAAAGTTCAAACACAGCTTGCGACTAAATTTGAGTTTGTAAAGTCCAAAGCTAATGGAGCTTATGTGAATACAGGGTATCGTGTAATCCGATTAGTTCCTTAG
- the pckA gene encoding phosphoenolpyruvate carboxykinase (ATP) encodes MKHAKIIQDLQKLGIKGDYELIYNPSYEELYQAEVSPENQGFERAELTESGAVSVKTGIFTGRSPKDRYIVQDDVTRDTIFWDGKVNLPTTAEIFQSCKGLVLDQLSSSKKIYVVDAFCGTNADTRLKVRFIVEVAWQAHFVTNMFIRPSHYELENFGEPDFTVVNGSKTTNPNWEAQGLHSENFVMFNLTEKLQIIGGTWYGGEMKKGMFAMMNYYLPLKGMASMHCSANVGEEGDVALFFGLSGTGKTTLSADPKRYLIGDDEHGWDNNGVFNYEGGCYAKVIDLSEEKEPDIFRAIKRDALLENVVVNNGVSDYTDNSITENTRVSYPIYHINKIVLPSKAGHAKKIVYLSADAFGVLPPVSILDENQAQYHFLCGYTSKLAGTERGITSPEPSFSPAFGEAFLTLHPTMYSKTLIGKMKEHGAKAYLVNTGWNGTGKRISLKDTRAIIDAIIDGSIESAPKTQIPIMNLEIPTALPNVSEGILDPRNTYDNASEWEEKAKDLASRYIKNFEQYCNTEEGKKLIASGPQLQGQTI; translated from the coding sequence ATGAAACACGCTAAAATCATCCAGGATTTGCAAAAATTAGGGATTAAAGGAGACTATGAATTAATATATAATCCTTCTTATGAGGAATTATATCAAGCAGAAGTTTCTCCTGAAAATCAGGGTTTTGAGAGAGCTGAACTTACGGAATCTGGTGCAGTATCAGTAAAAACAGGAATTTTTACTGGCCGTTCTCCTAAAGACAGATATATTGTTCAGGATGATGTTACAAGAGACACAATTTTCTGGGATGGTAAGGTAAATTTACCAACTACTGCAGAAATCTTCCAGTCTTGTAAAGGATTAGTGCTAGACCAACTTTCTTCTTCTAAGAAAATTTATGTAGTAGATGCATTTTGTGGAACAAATGCGGATACAAGACTTAAAGTAAGATTCATTGTAGAAGTTGCATGGCAGGCGCATTTCGTTACTAATATGTTCATCCGCCCATCTCATTATGAGTTGGAAAACTTTGGAGAGCCTGATTTCACTGTCGTGAACGGTTCTAAAACAACTAACCCAAATTGGGAAGCTCAGGGGTTACACTCCGAAAACTTTGTTATGTTTAATCTTACTGAGAAACTACAGATCATTGGTGGTACTTGGTACGGAGGAGAAATGAAAAAAGGAATGTTTGCGATGATGAACTATTACCTTCCATTGAAAGGTATGGCATCTATGCACTGTTCTGCAAACGTAGGTGAAGAAGGAGATGTTGCTTTATTCTTTGGCCTTTCAGGAACTGGTAAAACAACTTTATCTGCAGATCCAAAAAGATATCTTATTGGAGATGATGAGCATGGCTGGGATAATAACGGAGTATTCAATTATGAAGGGGGATGTTACGCTAAAGTAATTGATTTATCAGAAGAAAAAGAACCGGATATCTTCAGAGCGATCAAAAGAGATGCTTTACTTGAAAATGTTGTGGTAAACAATGGCGTTTCCGATTATACTGATAATTCTATCACTGAAAATACTAGAGTTTCTTATCCTATATATCATATTAATAAGATTGTTTTGCCTTCTAAAGCGGGACATGCTAAAAAGATCGTTTATCTTTCTGCTGATGCATTCGGGGTATTGCCTCCGGTTTCTATTTTGGATGAAAATCAGGCGCAGTATCACTTCCTGTGTGGGTATACTTCCAAATTAGCAGGTACTGAAAGAGGAATTACTTCTCCAGAACCATCTTTCTCGCCGGCTTTTGGTGAGGCATTCTTAACATTACACCCTACAATGTACTCTAAAACATTGATTGGTAAAATGAAAGAACATGGAGCAAAAGCGTATTTAGTAAATACAGGATGGAATGGTACAGGGAAGAGAATCTCTCTAAAAGATACAAGAGCCATTATTGATGCAATCATTGATGGATCTATAGAAAGTGCTCCTAAAACTCAGATCCCAATTATGAACTTGGAAATTCCAACAGCATTGCCTAATGTTTCTGAAGGTATTCTGGATCCGAGAAATACATATGATAATGCTTCTGAATGGGAGGAAAAAGCGAAAGATCTGGCTTCAAGATATATCAAAAACTTTGAACAGTATTGTAATACTGAGGAGGGAAAGAAGCTTATTGCTTCAGGACCTCAACTACAAGGACAGACGATATAA
- a CDS encoding GYDIA family GHMP kinase encodes MGEIFSPGKLMLTSEYFAIDGALVLAVPTKLGQEFFFEEIKDGQSFVFWEAYHQNKLWLKVTIDYSTWEIVETNIPSSAEFLVKTLKNVQHLSDKKFLGDNSYFLKTNLQFPPDFGLGSSSTLMNNLSVWADIDPFQLNTLSLGGSGYDIAVAKEKSAVLYQNKPQIQYKKVIFDPVFKNELIFIHLNKKQDSREGINLYKSMMKSPELVEYFSSLTNQVLLCSELDIFSQLMLIHEEKISQFLNIPTVKEKYFDDCPVFVKSLGAWGGDFVMSTKFRGFKDYFRGKGFTAIFEWDGIIS; translated from the coding sequence ATGGGCGAGATATTTTCACCAGGAAAGCTAATGCTTACTTCAGAATATTTCGCAATAGATGGAGCTCTTGTTCTGGCGGTACCAACCAAGCTAGGACAAGAGTTTTTCTTTGAGGAGATAAAAGATGGACAGTCATTTGTTTTTTGGGAGGCTTACCATCAAAATAAACTCTGGTTAAAAGTTACCATAGATTATAGTACATGGGAGATTGTAGAAACCAATATCCCTTCTAGTGCTGAATTTCTTGTAAAAACTTTAAAAAATGTTCAGCACCTTTCTGATAAGAAATTTCTGGGTGACAATTCTTATTTCTTAAAAACCAATCTTCAGTTCCCCCCTGACTTTGGATTAGGCAGCAGTTCTACATTAATGAATAATCTTTCAGTATGGGCTGATATAGATCCTTTTCAATTAAATACCCTCAGTTTGGGAGGAAGTGGTTATGATATTGCCGTTGCTAAAGAAAAGTCTGCAGTTTTATATCAGAACAAACCTCAAATACAATACAAAAAGGTAATTTTTGATCCTGTGTTTAAAAATGAATTGATTTTTATTCATTTAAATAAAAAACAGGACAGTAGAGAGGGAATCAATCTTTATAAATCTATGATGAAATCTCCGGAACTGGTTGAATATTTTTCATCCCTTACCAATCAGGTTTTGTTATGCTCCGAATTGGATATATTTTCACAGCTCATGCTTATACATGAAGAGAAGATTTCTCAATTTCTGAATATTCCCACGGTTAAAGAAAAGTACTTTGATGATTGTCCGGTTTTTGTAAAAAGTCTTGGCGCCTGGGGCGGAGATTTTGTAATGAGTACCAAATTTCGAGGCTTTAAGGACTATTTTCGGGGAAAAGGTTTTACTGCTATTTTTGAATGGGACGGCATAATTAGCTGA
- a CDS encoding type II 3-dehydroquinate dehydratase, with amino-acid sequence MKILIVNGPNLNLLGTREPEIYGTISMEEYLEKLKSEFPSYKLSYYQSNIEGELINRLQKDDFDAVIINPGAFTHYSYAIADCLKNIQKPKIEVHISNIYKREEFRQKSVTAAYTDAILSGFGLQGYRLALLSF; translated from the coding sequence ATGAAAATTTTAATTGTAAACGGCCCAAATCTTAATTTGTTAGGCACAAGAGAGCCTGAAATTTATGGCACCATTTCAATGGAGGAGTATTTAGAAAAATTAAAGTCGGAATTTCCTTCTTATAAATTAAGCTATTACCAGTCTAATATTGAAGGGGAGCTGATCAATAGACTTCAGAAAGACGATTTTGATGCTGTAATAATTAACCCAGGGGCTTTTACCCACTATTCTTATGCAATAGCTGATTGTTTAAAAAATATCCAGAAGCCAAAAATTGAAGTACATATCAGCAATATTTATAAAAGAGAAGAATTTCGTCAAAAATCTGTAACCGCAGCCTATACCGATGCCATATTATCGGGCTTTGGTTTACAGGGATACAGATTAGCATTATTGAGTTTTTAA